In the genome of Dromiciops gliroides isolate mDroGli1 chromosome 1, mDroGli1.pri, whole genome shotgun sequence, the window AGAGAGAACAGAACAGAATGTTTGAGATTAGGACTATTGTGGAAAATCTAGAACACATATTCACTGTACCTAGAATTCTCCCTTGCAGAGCCTACTCTAAATATTAATGCCCTTTTCACTTTGAAATTTGGATCAAGTAAGATTTCACAGATTCACTAATCTGGGACCTCTTTTCTTAGAGGATCAAAGAGAGAAATGGTTAGAAAATCCACCATGGTGATTTTGTTTATTCACTCAGTCAAACATGTGTTGACTATACATTATGtctaagaaagagaaataagtcTTCATGGCTTCCctaaaggagtttataatttTGAAAGGAAGATAAGGACTTGTATATGTGGGAGAATGGACTAAGTGCATAAGGAACGTACAAAGTGCCaagggaaataatatattttgggtcaagttttatttttaccagtttaaaaattaattagggggcagctagatggcgcagtggataaagcaccagccctggattcgggagtacctgagttcaaatccggcttcaaacacttgacacttactagctgtgtgaccctgggcaagccacttaaccccaattgcctcaccaaaaaaaaaataataataataattaggaaGATCAGCTATCCAggaacataatataatatatattagttAGGCTATGTCTCTAAAGACATAGTTAAATGCTGGATCTTAACTAGTTGATAAAATGCCCTTAAAGGTTTTAGgcaatgaaaattataaatagaaaatattattttggatAACTTACTATCAGTAggtgaattctttggccatggccttatcttttaaaatagtgAGTATTGATCCTCCTCCAGCTTTCATATATACAGATCATCTTCCAAAGCTTCCTCCAAAAATTGTAATTTTTAGTCCCATTCATTTAACCAAACATGCTATTAACCCAGATCTATCCAGGCTAGggtaagaggaaagaaaatttaaagaaagtgGCTGTAGCCTGAATTTGTGGAGTAATTGCCACAATTTCAGTGGTGTATGCTCTTTACTCCACAGACCTTAGCTAGCCCCATTTGTGCTGGACAATTAATGAGCAAAGAATGACTTTTACTTTTTACTCTAGTAAAGGAGGAATACCCTTATAACACCCTTATTATTGAAAGAATAAGGAGTCTAAGAAGAGTCTTTGCCTCAGGCAAGGAGAAAAATCCAGTGCTGAGAAATTTGACACAAAGAACATAATTCAATGAATCTTACTTTGAACAAATATTTGTCTAAAGTTTAATCCTGACTAATTCTGCTTTATTGACTTTCCATTCAGATGATGGTTATATTACTtcatacatagtaaatgctcaataaaaactgatgacaagggggcagctaagtggttcagtggacaaagcactggccctggattcaggaggacctgagttcaaatacagcctcacagacttgacactcactagcttgtgtaaccttgggcaagtcacttaaccctcattgccccagccccccccaaaaaaactgatAACAAAATGACATTAAATGAAGATGCTAGCTTGACAGAGAATAAACTTATGAGTCATTAGTCCTTAGTCAACCCCTGGAAAAAGTCAAAGTTCATTTACAAACATACTAATTCTCTCTTTGCTAAAGAGAATCTTTaggatttattttctaaaatgccTTATTGATCCATCACTTCAGCAATTGCTTCTCCATCTGCAGAAATTCTCTTCAAAGTCAGGCTGTTTGCTCCCATCATTTGTACAGCCCACTCTGAAACTCCGGTTTGGAttggactggaaaaaaaaaagagtgttttcAAGGAAAACTGTTCTTTCAAGGAATGTAAACATTCAGGATTGCATTCAGGGGTAAGCTCGAAGAATTTCACACTCACTGCTTTTCCCCCCATAGAAATGAAGAACATTGACTGGTGACTGGTAGTTAAATCTCTGGGAGGCAAAGAGAAGAACCTGATTACTTTAAATTTACCATTAAATATTCTGTGAATCATTAACATTCATTTGGCTTGGCctatttattattaaagaaaagtaGTGTGATATATTGGAATAATACCAGCATTAGAatcactcagtcaacaagcatttctttattaagaacttattatatgccaggaaccatgctaagtgctggggttacaaataaaggcaaaaaaccatCTTTGCCCTTGAGCTTActatttaaaggaagtcaggaaagcctaGTTTCAATCCCTACCTCTGATATCTACCATGTacccttaaacaagtcacttaacttctaagttCCTTAAGCAATTCCCTAGGTCTTATCTATTGAGTAATAGCTCCTTGTGATAGTCTTATACTGCAAGGTTACTACTGAATATTTGAGCATCAACATCATGCTGTGCCCCTTTTTCATAGATTCACAGCCCATAATTCTTGCACAGAACTATCTTTTTATATACATTCACAAATGTGCTTTGTTAGTCAAAGGAAAAACCATCACTATTTGAAACCTTTGCTTTGGGTTtgcttttttcagtttctttcaatTTGATAttgaataaacaataaacaaaatggaaagaaaaccctAGTTAGTGGAGATTGGAAAACACacagtaagctccctgaggaccaAGACTGtcttttgacctttttttaatcctcagcacttagcatagtgcctgactcatagtagttgcttaacaaatatttattgatttactgATTGATCTTGGTGTATCTTTCAGATTCCTACAGGATAAGggatttcaaaaatatttcaatacaAAGGAAGTGGCTTGGCAGAAGGAAGTCATAAGGTTGCCCAGTAAGGGGAAAAGGAGACAAAGACTTGAAACAGAGCAAAGAGAACAATAAgcagatttataaatataatagagaCATAGAACATATAGCTATAGTACAAATTAATATAGAATACACAAGAGCATTAAAAAGGTACAAAATAAACTGTTGTGTGAAGTCCTGGGAAGgacagggaggaggaaaaagaatcagagaaggcttcctggaagaagtaGCCCTCAAACTGTGCTTTAAAAGACATTGAGCTTTAAAaagaattgaacaaatagaagaggGAAGCATTCCAGACATAGAAAAAAGATGACAACATGAGCAGAGAGAGTAGAGAGCCTGAGAGTATTCATTCAAAAGATCACAAATAGTCCAGTTTAGCTGGAGCACAGAGGAGCTTGAAATaaagctggagggggcagcttggtggtgcagtggatagagcactggccctggagtcaggaggacctgagttcaaatccagcctcagacacttaacacttactagctgtgtgaccctgggtaagtcagttaaccccaattgcctcaccaaaaaaaagaagaaaaaaaaaagaaagaaatctggaaacATAAGGTGGTACAAAATTTTGGAAAACCTTAAATGCCAAGGCAAAAGAGTTTGAATTTTACTTGCTCTACACTAGAAAACTATCAAATGGGGTTTCAGGGAAAAAAGTCACCACCAGATCTATGCTCAAGGAAGATGTTAGCAGTGGTGTGAAGGATAGATTGCAATGGGAGAGAGTGATGGTGCAAATACTTGTTAAAGGGTGCTTATGATTGTCCAGGTTGATGGTAAGGAAGGACTGTACTAGGGTTTGGCAAGAAGGCTGGGGAGTATAGGATGGATACAAGGCAGAATCAACAGGACTTTTTAACTGATAAGATAAGTAAAGTGACGGAGAGGTAAAAGAATACCTACATTTCAAACATGGGAGACTGACTGATTAATggtacagatgataaaactggtAAAGTCAGGCAGAAGAAcagagttcagaggaaagataATTAGCTTACTTTTAGATATATTGATTTTGAAGTCCTACTACCAATTTCAGGAGAAAATGTCCAGAAAGCTGTTGGGGAAAAAAGTATGCCAATGAACTGAGAATTTCCCTTAAGTCCATGTCCCttataattttcataaaataGCTTTTTCAACACCACTGTGTCTTTATTTGGAGAGTTTAGGATTCTGGCACTCTTAGAACCAAGACCTAGATTttacagtggtgtcaaactcaaatagaaaccagtGCTTGAGAGCAGcagttgacttagaaaaccacaaattaacattatgttgtattgtgtttttatttattttattaaacatttcccaattataattTGATCTAGTTTGGACAGATTCTGGAGTTTGCataagtttgacacctctggcttAGAAGAGACTGAGAAATATTAGCCTCTAATAGACTTGGTAAGTTCAGGACCATGAGGCCTCCCCAAGTACATATATAACAAAGCCGGAATGGCAGTGCTGGATGCTGGTGCTGTTGCCCTTAAAGACTATATATATTTAAGCTCAAATTCAGACACTTgtcattatttattttgattcCTGAGAGACTACAGAAGATAAACCATAACAGAGAACAATAATCCAATCAATCAGAAGCATTAAGTAGCTACAAATGCAAACATGAGAtatcccctgctctcaaggagcttgccttCCTCCATGTTAAGAAAATGGCTTTCAATTTCACCTTTTGAAAGAACACAGAGTATGATTTGTTCTGGGATCCGAAGGGGTTTCCCCCTGACTTCCCCTATGCAAAAGTACACTTAGTAACTATATTGAATGGAGTGGTAAGATTGTGGTGAGAGTCTGGGAAATTATTTCACTCAAATCAATTTAATTAGGAATGTCAAATAAAAGGGCTGCCTTAGTAGAGTAaaaatttgaaatcatgaaggTGGTATAGTATAGTAAAATGGTTTGTACACTGGAAGTCAAGAAACCCAAGTTCCAATTCCAGTTCTACCACATACAGATGACTTTGAATAACCCAtctcctcagtttgctcatttgtgaaATCAAAGTGTCACACCCAGAGATCCTtcaggttcctttcagttcttaaattctgtaattctaatATCCTGGATcttgttcatattttttattgttgctgtttagtcatttttcagtcatgtccaattttttatgacctcatttggatcaccagagtggtttgccatttccttcttcacctcatttacagataaggaactgaggcaaacagggttaagtgacttggccaaggtcacacagttactaaatgtctgagactagatttgaacccaggaaaaaaaatcttcctgactctaggcctggtactctatctactgcagtacctagcttcccctgtttaTATTTGTTAATCTATTTTGTGACTGatatttttatgtattatcttttaGGCAGCAGTATTTTTCCATCAAGTCCCCAGCAAGTGTTCcacttagaaaaaaaaggaagaattctgAGTAACAGATCGATTTTTCTGAGAAATCAAGTCTGAGTAATATCTTCGCCTTAGCACTCAGATAGGAAGAAATGCGGACAGATAGAGCTCATGAGTTGATTAAGATCCTGGGACATGGTAGCAATCCACCCGAAAATGTCACTGAGAATTCCACAAATAACACAGACTGCATCCAAGTTGTGGTCCCAGAAGAAGTcttctttgccatttccatcaTTGGAGTTTTGGAGAATCTGCTTGTCCTCCTGGCCGTGATCAAGAACAGGAACCTCCATTCCCCCAtgtattttttcatctgtagTTTAGCAATTTCAGACATGTTGGGCAGCCTATATAAAATCCTAGAGAACATCCTGATCATTTTACGGAACATGGGCTATCTCAAGCCTCATGGAGATTTTGAAACTACAGCAGATGATGTTGTAGACTCCCTGTTCATCCTTTCATTGCTTGGGTCTATTTTCAGCTTATCAGTGATTGCTGCTGACCGTTACATAACCATTTTTCATGCTCTGCAGTATCACAGCATCATGACAATGAGACGTGCTATAAGCATCCTAGCAGTGATCTGGGCATTTTGTACCGGAAGTGGTATCGCCATGGTCATCTTCTCCTATGATGTGCCCACTGTGATCTCCTTCACTTCGCTGTTCCCTTTGATGCTCGTTTTCATCCTGTGTCTCTATGTGCATATGTTCCTACTGGCTCGTTCCCATGCCAAGAAGATCACCTCTTTGCCTTCAAGTAGAGTGCACCCAAGAGCCAACATGAAGGGAGCCATCACACTCACTATCTTGCTCGGCGTCTTCCTGTGCTGCTGGGCCCCCTTTGTCCTCCATATTCTTCTGGTGACATTCTGCCCAAATAATCCTTACTGTGCCTGTTACTTGTCCATCTTTCAGGTGAACGGAATGCTGATTATGTGTAATGCCGTCATTGACCCAATGATCTATGCATTCCGGAGCCCAGAACTGCGGAGTACTTTCAAGAAGATGTTCTGCTGTTCGGGATGCAAATGCAATTATATTAATCTTTGATTCAGAAGGAGTACATAACTGATATTAACCATGGACTAGCCAGGtgactattttttaaagagtcaTATGAACAACAGAAGAAGGTTCAGAAGAAAGTCATCGTTTTAACTGATTGCTTTATCCATATGGCAATTGCTCCCATCCTCAAGAATACTGAGCCCCCTGCCATCCCACAGCTAAGGGTTCTTAAGTTGCTTtgagttcaaaaaaaaaaaaaaatgaaggaacacTCACTTCCATGTCTTCTTTGTCTGCCTAATAACACTACTGGCCTTAAAAATCTGTAAGTTGAAATAGCTCAGTtgaaaacagaatttttaaacCAGAACAAATCTATTTTAGGGCCTTTCTGGATCCTGTTCTACAAAAGAatcaatagaagaaaataatatttgtttgaATAGGACACTGATGATcatgatggtctttttttttaaaaaaagtcaaaacagTCCAAGAAAATAAGAGGCACCTTGGGACTGTGGAGTAGAagccttgtttttgttgtttttataaaaatttcaCTTTTTATTCTTAGACTTAAGGAAACTAAGAGAGTGAATGAACAATGGTGAAAACAACAGACTTCTTGTTAGGGAATAAAGTTAGATACATAAAGGAAGAATATCCTAGTTATTAAGAGAGATGAACTATAGAAGAGGCATAGCCATTAGAAAATTTAGTAGAAAATTCTAGCACTTggctaaataaaaaataatgtaatttaaCTATTTggttttttgatttttaatagtGAGAGGACGAGATCCAAAATGAAAACCATTTTGtccttcacaaaaaaaaaacaaggaaaaataaatttaaaagacaagtaaaaaaatgaatttttaaaaagactcagAGGATGCAATAAGACATCTATATTCAAGCCAATCCTAAGAACataaatttaaagaaacaaaaaacccaaagccaAAAACTTTCGTGATTATAATAGTGAATGAACATTGTGGCagcatgagatcatagatttagaaagggaagggaccttggagaccatcaaTCCCAAcagtttcattttacaaataaagaaactgaggcctataaagATCCAGGGTGACACGGGTATTATGAAGTGTCCGAAatgatatttgaacccaaatccaaaTTCCAGAATCCAAATCTAATGTTTCATTTCCTTGGTCATGTTACCTCCTACATGTTACTGTTTcctggaagaaaagggaaattgcTACCAGCGGGGTTATCCAGAAACCATTCAGGAGATGAAAAGACTCAAGATTATCACTGGAGTTATAGCTAGGGCTAAGGAGGTTTCCGTTTTAGTTGTTCTGGTGAATGAAAGGGATTTTGTTGGAGAAGGTTTGTTGAAAGAAGTACAGTGGAAGAGGGTCAAGTAAAAGGCAGCAATGACATTTCCAAATGACACAGATTTCGAACTGCCTATTTGAGGAGTATGGGGAGACATGGCATAAGAAAaggttttatgatttttttttctttcagagggTGGAAAAAATCAatctaaaaaaagaatgtactgaACTATAATGCCTTATTTATTCATCATCAAAAGGGCATGAAGTATTCCACATAAATTGTATTCCATATAACTAAAGCTTACGCTTTTAAATGTGAAGCCTTTTTTAGTTAAATGTTTTTATGTAAATCTTCACAGAGTCACAGAAACTCAGATGCAGAAGAGagttaggggaaggggaaggaaaaagcatttattaattgcctactatatgctaggcactataccaaatgctttacaaatacgatctcattttatctttaagaTCAAATCCTTATATTGCCTTTTAAAACTTCAGAGACGATCTAATTCAATCTATGCCACTAAGCAACCTCCACTTGAAAATTTCCAGCAATGGAAAATACACCACATTCAAATGGTGACTTGTTGCACTTTGAGATAACTCAATATTAGGAGATTTTCCTTTACGTGGAGTCAAAATCTGCCTTTCTACAATTTCCACTAATGCTCctaggtctttgaggacaagcaGAACAAATCAAATCCCTCTTTCTCATAATAGTTCTTTAAATAGTTGAAGACTACTACCATGtctccacttctttcttttttttgggggggggggtgagggagttggggttaagtgacttgcctagggtcacacagctagtaattgttaagtgtctgaggtcagatttgaactcaggtcctcctgactccagggctggtgctctatccactgcgccacctagctgccccccgatgcCTCCACTTCTACCAGCACAAAGTCTTCTCCTCTTTAAACTAAAAACTTCAAGTTTTTCTAACCCACCCCCATAAGACATGAAGTTAAGGTCCTTCAGCATCTTGATCAACTTCTTCGGAAGTTCTCCAGCTTCTTAATGGTTTTCCTAAAATGAGGCTCCCAAAACTGAACACAATGCTCTAGATGGGATCTGAACACTGTAGAGTAGAGCAGGAATATCATTTCCCTAATCCTGGACACCGTTCCTTTCTTAATGAAACCCACAATAATAATAGAGTCActtctctgttttcctcagtttcctcatctataaaataataccaacctcccagggttattgttaacatcaaatgaaatgataattataaagcatgTAGCATGgcacctggcacctagtaagtgctatataaacattaggtactactactactactactactattactattgttattattgttgttattattattattattattacatgttcATGGCTTAAATTGAGCATCCAATTCACTATATTTAATCTCATAGTTGTTTTTTCAGAATTCCTCCAATTTcatacttgtgaaattgatttttaaccctaatataaatataaaacattataattccttcctttttgaatTGTAGCATGTTAGATTAGGCCTATTATTCTCTCTTCCAAAGCTCTTTTTGCATCTTGATTCTGTTATCCAGAATATTAGCTTTTCTTCCCTACTCCTATCATCTGGAAACATGAGAATCATGTCACCAATACCTTTACCCAACTCACAGATAGAAATGTTAAACAACACAAAGCCAAGCACATCCTAAGATGCTGCTATTGAGATATATAAGGTTCCATGCctttatataaaatagttataaacCTCGGGGCTTTagaaattcttaaattttctctttgaagttttttttttaatttcttccttcactGTCAGACAATCATTTCTTCTGCTAATAACATGTGTCCCTTTAGCAGCTGCTGGCCCCTTTCCAATTTGCTATTTCTAATTTCCCATATTTGGGGAACCAAATCGCTAAGATTATTAGAATTGTGTCTAAATAGGCTAAGAGTGTGCCCAAGGAGTTCTTGGGTATGTTGAACTGAGTGTTACTAACTTGGCTACTTCAGTTTGGCCTGCTCAGACTTggtttttgcttccatttttctttgctaTATCCTAAATAGCTGGGCTTGCAGAATAAATGACCCTCACACATCAGTAATTAATTACATGTCCCATCTGAACCCAGGAAAGCACTAAGTCTGTATCCTCTCAGGTACAGAGACAAGGAAAATCTACTTCTATCccaccttcccttttcctcattctCATCAGGGACAAACTCATATGGGCAGCAAAATGTTTCAACTACCACCACAACCATGATGCAATGGCAAGAAGGAAAGCTGAAGAACCAACATACCTTGTGGCACCTCTAAAGAGACACATTTACCAGTTCCCTCTGAAGCCAGTTCATTCAGAACAACTTATAGATGAACCAAAGTATCaatgggaaaagacaaaacaGGGGAGAgcagaagaaaagagaggcagcATCATGGCAGAAAGAATAGAGTGTTGGAGgcggaagtcaggaagacctgggttcaaatcttacctctaatACTTAGTACTTcttgtgaccataggcaagtcacttattctaaGTCTCAAatttctcctgtaaaatgaggcagttggacttgatggcctctgagtgggggggtggggttccCCTACAATCCTATGAGATTCTCTCATACACAGATAAATGCACATGCTGATGATGGCAGCATGATTATACAAACTCATGCTTTTATTCTCCCGCCATCCACCCCAAGGGAGgctcagactcatcttcctttatATTATCTTCTACTAGACACTTCTTTGTAATGGCACTGTGATGAAGAATATAATttagtgaattttattttattttatttttaatatatggaataaaaaagcatttccataacatggtataataaaaaagatgattacacataaaactgcaaatctattatgtacaacttgctattcctattaaatacataataaagcta includes:
- the MC2R gene encoding adrenocorticotropic hormone receptor — encoded protein: MRTDRAHELIKILGHGSNPPENVTENSTNNTDCIQVVVPEEVFFAISIIGVLENLLVLLAVIKNRNLHSPMYFFICSLAISDMLGSLYKILENILIILRNMGYLKPHGDFETTADDVVDSLFILSLLGSIFSLSVIAADRYITIFHALQYHSIMTMRRAISILAVIWAFCTGSGIAMVIFSYDVPTVISFTSLFPLMLVFILCLYVHMFLLARSHAKKITSLPSSRVHPRANMKGAITLTILLGVFLCCWAPFVLHILLVTFCPNNPYCACYLSIFQVNGMLIMCNAVIDPMIYAFRSPELRSTFKKMFCCSGCKCNYINL